TACCGCCGAGAGTCCAGAGACTTTCCATGTGATATGCAGATGAGGACAGTTTTGAGGAAATTGATTTATAGATCCAATTCCTCTTCCTCATTTCAGTACATACTCTTTTCTACACTTACCTGCCTGACAAACAACATGAGGTCAAGGCAGGGTGAACCTGTCTTCTTTCCGCTGTTTTCATCAGAGGCCACAGCCATTAAGAATCATATCAGGACAGTATATTGCCCTGGGTGCAAAACCTCCCTGGTCAGACACAGGGATGATGTGAAACTCTGGGGTTGGCGATGCCTCTTTGAAGCAAGACGCCATAACCTGCCCCCTACCCATCTCATTTGAAGCTGCATTTCCaataaaaaatttccttttacaTTTAGTATTTgtcaacattttaatatttcatattgtaTGCTAAAATGAAATAACTCACTCCATAGGAAATGCTTTGAGGCTTGGAGATTTATGGTTACCAGAatcatcttttaatttaaaatttcaatttgtaTGCATCCTTTGACTGTAGAGAATTATGATGAATTGATCAAATAAAACACTTTCAAGCATTAAAACATATTAAGTTAAAGTTCTCTGGGTGTCATGGAAAAGAGATagtttcaaagggaaaaaaaagaacaatgtaacATTTCTAAAGAAGAGCTTGCTCCTGTCACACTAAAATGGACAATAATGTCCTATCACTGCCAGTGTTTATGTTATGTTggacatatttaaaagaatgatatAGCAGGCTAATTTTAAATATCACTCTTATATAGAAATCATGTCTATTAACAAATTATAACTATTTAAACTGAAGGTGAAAAATATGGCTGCCAAGTTAAATATGCAAGGAGGTACGTAGTTTTTCAAAACCCTTAAGGGAATATATGAGCAAAAACGGTGGCAGCTACTGGTCTAGAGAAAAATGTTGGGAATGCTGGCAGGGGAAAGAGCAGTGTTTGGAATCAGGCTCGCAGAGGAGCCTTGGTTAAAATGCCAGCTTCACCCAACAGAGTTAAAACCATGAAGCGTCTGGCACAGAGCCAACCAGTGCTCCCTTCCTGCCACCAGGACCTGCCAGGTGCCATCAGTGTGTGAGGCACTAGGCATACAGTAGGGCTTCAACACCCGTCCCCGCTCGCACAGGGCTCACATTCTGGTGGACATGCATGTATTTGATCTGCCGCTTCTGTGTGGGTACATGCTtgctgcatttcttttcttttcttatttttaatgtttatttattttgagaggggaggaggggcagagagagagagagagagagagagagagagaatcccaagcagactccaagctgcaagcacagagcccgactcagggctcagtcccacacccatgagatcatgacctgagccgaaatcaagagttggacactgaaccaagtgagccacccaagcgcccaagTTTGCTGCATTTCTAAAGAGTCTCTTGCTACTCTTATTCTCAGGCAGCTTTTAGGAGCTGTATCTATAAAGAAATGactcatttttttatattctagaagAGGTCCTTCTAAATTCCATTGTTCCCTTCAGAATAATCACCTGAGGAGGCATACACTTATTTTAGTGACAGGGCCACTACTCAAAAGTCTTTAAGCCTCTGCTGTGGGATTGACTTCAAAGCATACAGCACAATCTCCTGAACATTCTTAATACTTGTAAATGTTTGTCTttggggggtggcgcctgggtggcttggtcggtgagtgccttgactcttggtttcagctcgggtcatgatctcatggtcatgggattgagacccaagttgggctccatgctgagtgtagagcctgcttgggattctctctctctctccctctgcccttcccaccctcacaaagtaaataaaatttaaaaacatatatttgtcCTTGGAATACAAATTGGTGTTTTGGGGAACAGGTTATTCACACTATTCACACAAAGTGAATAGTGAACTATTCACTGAACTATTCACACAAAGGTCTGGTGACCCTAGTAGGTGGTCAGACTGGGTAGGAATATTTTTTATGACAAACTCTAGGAGGGCATAAATCAGGCAGTCTGGGCTTTCTCATGGTAAAGAATAGTCAAGAGATgctgtttgggggcgcctgggtggctcagtcggttaagcatctgacttcagctcaggtcatgatctcacggttcgtgggtttgagccccacatcgggctctgtgctgacagctcagagcccagagcctgtttcagattctgtgtctccctctctctatgcccctccccaactcatgttctgtctccctctgtctcaaaaataaataaacattaaaaaaaaaaaaaaagagaagctgtTTGTTCCCTTTGTACTTAGACTAAAGGGAAAAGCCCACCCACGTCAGGGTCACTTGACTGTGAAGTTGCTTGAAGACTCTACAGTTTCAAACTTTAGGGAGAGAGCTTCCTGAGCTGTAGGAAGCCCATTGTACCTACTACCTTACTGCTGATGATCCTGCCACAGCAACCCCACTCCAGGCCATGCCCCTCAGGGCCCGCATCTAGAAGCCTGAGAGCAGACATAGCTGTCTCGGAAGGACCCAGGACCGAGGGAGCAAGGCTGGGCCAGTTGTGAGGGGGCCATGTGGGTGCAGGAAGTGCACACAAGCCTTGTCTGAATTGTGTTGGAGTGTTTATTGAGTGTCTGTGAGACCTGAGCATTAATCACAGGTATTAATCACTGTCCACTGAGAAAACGAGTCCAGGGTGGGCAGAGGGTGTGGAATATGAGATGGGGCGGACAGGCAAAGATTTCAGAACATGGCATGTGTGGCCATCTGTCTGTCCGCTCTGCCTATCGTATCTGTCACTTACATGTGGCCACAGAATGCTGGATAAAATCTCTCTGGATCCTATAAAGGTCCTCAATTCTCAAAGGAaaactgtttttttaagtataaatttgCACTGTATTTTACTGCTTCCTTATTCTTCTGCAgtgtttctctgtattttactTAGCAGACACCATTTCATCCCTGTGCCCAGAACTGAACTAGGTGCTGTGGGAGACACTGTCTTAGTCCTTAGGCAACTTGAATCTCCTTGGGAAGACAGGCATACATACTGCAGAGTAATGGCCAGCGGGTTTCAAACGTCAGCTCTAGCTAATAGGTGACTTCATGGAGTATTTTATCAAATCTAAGACACTGTGAATTGTAAGATGTTGTTTTATGTGctcttaggaaagaaaaatatgctgCCAATAAATTGTGAAtgactgctttctttttattcagaAATTTTATACTTCTTGAAAGATTCTTTTTGGACTTGCTTAGACTAgtgttatttttaacatatattactCTTGTTCACTCATGAAGTAGAacataagagagaaataaattggCTTTGGTTTTTCTAAGCTGCTTCACATTCAGGGTACTGCTCATCTGAAGTATCTTTGACCTGCTGTGGTCAGTGCATGTGTTTCTCACGCAGCGCCCTTCTGTTCCCTATGCCAACGGAGAGCGTTGGAGAGGCAATATTCCTTTGAGTACTCTTGACTTCTCCCAAATCTCTGGCTCCTACTGTGCAAATTGATGCGCATATAATGACAACCACAGCACAAGTGCCACCTGGCAACAGTGACTGTAAGACACATACCAATTTCCAAGAtaccaaacatgaaaaaaatacaccATAGACTCAAAAAATAGATTCTGAGACTCAGTCAAAAAGACTGCCATGATCAACTGCCCATGTCTTCCCTGGGAATGGTGTTGGCATCAGTGCTACATTCTTGTCATTAAACAGTAATTTGCACAACTGGTTAGTTCTCTGTGAGCTAATAGGGTCAGGAAGGCGTTATGCATGAAGTAGGTCTAAAAAGGTGTGatttcgggtgcctgggtggctcagtaagttaagagtccaacttcagctcaggtcctgatctcatggtccatgagttcaagccccacgtcaggctctgtgcttcagattctgtgtctccctcgctctctgcccctcccccactcacactctgtctctctcactctcaaaaatgaatattaaaaaaaattttttttaatgtgctatttGGCCTGGACAAAAGGAAACCACTTCCAGAGAGGGAAGAGTGCAAGATAGAAGGCTTGAGAGGGTAAATAAGCGTGTCATGTGGAGAGGACGGTGGAGGGATCCCAGCCTTTGGTGGGGTTTGATTAGGGAGTTGTGGGGTATAAAAGGCATGAGTCTTTGCCCTAGGAACATATTCGTGTGTTTCACTTGTAGAAGACACTGATGGTTCTCATATTTctataacttttctttctttccttactaTAGGTCCTGATGTTTTTAGTGCAAAGAGCCTTGCCCTTCAAGCTCAGAAGAAGATCCTGAGCAAAATAGCCAGCAAAACTATGGCAAACATGTTGATCGATGACACCAGCAGTGAGATCTTTGATGAGCTCTACAAAGTCACTAAAGAGCACACCCACAGCAAGAAGGAAGCCCACAAGATCATGAAAGACTTGATCAAGGTGGCAATCAAAATTGGAATCCTCTACCGGCACAACCAGTTCAGCCAGGAGGAGGTTGTTATCGTGGAGAAGCTCAGGAAGAAGCTGAACCAGACGGCCATGACGATCGTCAGCTTCTATGAGGTGGAGTACACCTTTGATAGGAACGTGCTCTCCAAGCTTCTGCATGAGTGCAAGGACCTGGTGCATGAACTGGTGCAGCGACACCTGACACCCAGGACCCATGGGCGCATCAACCATGTCTTCAACCACTTTGCCGACGTGGAGTTCCTCTCTACCCTTTATAGTCTGGATGGAGACTGTAGGCCCAACCTCAAGAGAATTTGTGAAGGAATCAATAAACTGCTAGATGAGAAAGTCCTCTGAATGCCTTCTCTCCTCCTGGACTTTGCTGAGTTCCAGTTCTAGTACCCAATGTGGTCCAggttagaaaaaagaaacctggaaacCCTTGTCGAAGATGCCCATGTTCTGTCCTATTCGCCCATCTGATATTGATGCCAGATTGCACTCAGGTGTGTTTATCCCCTGAGCTCACTGACGAGGTCTGTTCTTCAAATCACCTTGTTCGCCAACCCAAAGGACATTTCATTTGTTCTAGGCAGAAGGCTGCTATGCTCCTCAAGGTGAGCTCAGTGCATCTTGGTGGAGTGGAAGGAGCCCTGGACCAGGAGTTGGAGGACGTGGATTTGGTTCCCAGCTTCACCAGTACAACCATCCTCGGGATCCTGGAACCACAATGCCCTCCTGCCTACCTCCCAGGACTGCTGTGAGGTTCAAATGAGACAATGTATGTTCCCGCTTTTAAAAACTCTAACGTAAGCTcttattattttctctctggAGTGTGAGAGGGATCAACCTGGATCTAGACTACtaagcagaagagaagaaaagaataatggTATCTAGTGGGCCGGGTTTACAGTCTGTCTCTAGATGTGCTGTTTCAAACACAGATGAATACACAGGTGTGAAAAAGTGTAGCTGCAAAttggaaaaatgttttccaagaGTTGTGTTTTTTAGGTCTTAGATGTAGGTTTATGATCCTGCAGAGGGAATCTTTCCAGCAGGGTGGGGGTATGAAGAGTTTCTCACTCATAATGCAGGAGCAGGGAAGTGTGCTCCCTGTGGGAGAGGCCTCTCCCTCCCAGGGGCCACTGTGAGGTGTGGGAGGGTTTATCCCAGCAGCACAGGAGAGCTGGGCAGCACGAACCCCTATCCATCTCTCTTGGCCTTTCACAGACACATTGTGCTATTTTCTTTGGTTCGTTAATAAATTGAAACCCTTCAAACAAGAGGTTTTGGAGTTgtgattcaaaaataaaataccttggaattaGATGCAGTGTTAAGAATAATgggattgaggggcacctgggtggttcagtcagttaagtgtcggactcttgattttggctcaggtcatgatcccagggtgctGGGATCGTGCTCCATGTTGGGGTCCATgctgggcatgcagcctgcttaagattctctctctgcccctcccctgtgtgcactcACTCGCATTCTTGcacacattccctctctctctctctctctctctttaaaaagaatgggATTTAAAGGCAGACAACAAAGAGCAAGAACTCTGCACTCAGACCCTAAGGGGCAgtgtgggaggcaggaagggtgAGGGTGCAGGCAGCTGCTCATGGACATGTGACCAACCACCTTCTCTGAGCGTCTCCCAGCCTCACTTTCACACTGTGGCTTCTGACATTTTCATCAATTGTTAACAAATCTCAGGACAGTGTATTTACTGCCTTCTCATGTTGTCTGCAGGACACCACTTTAGGAGACTTGGTCTTCCTGCATCACCTCCCATGCTGCTCTGCTTCTTATACCTGATGATATTATAAAAAGACATTAGCTCAGCCCATGGCTCAGCCCATCCAGAGATGGTTTGAGGATGTGAAATGGCATCCTGTGAACCTACAGTGGCCACTCAGCCTCAACTGGCTCCTGTGTCAACATCAATGCAAACCATCAGTTAAGTTCTTCAGCTGCCAGCACTCAAAATTAGCTCATAGGAAGGGTGTTTAGTAGGGAAAAGGGAACAGTTAagtcagcccccagcccctcctcacaGACCTGAGGACTGAACGATGATGCCCTGTGCACATGCAGGCTGGGGAGGTCATTGGCCATTCTGGCAATGGAAGCCACCAGTGGCaggctccttccttcccacctacCCACTAGGCAGCAAGCAGCTCAGCGATAGCTGAATTTTCACATGCAGAGTCTTCAATGCCTGCCTTGGTGCACTCGTCTGATTAAGGACTGCTTTCTAGTTTGAGGGATGGCTCCAGAAGCAAGTTCTTTTTTCACTAAGTAGGTGGACCCACCCAGAGAATTCAGACCCACAAGGAATGCATGGAACTATCTTCTGTTCATCTGAGACACAGCAGGGAAGAAGGCAGAATCAGGTTCTCCTCACTTGGCCAGTCATTAGCACACATTAGTTTCTGACAGTCCACGAGTCCCTAAGGAAACCGAGTCCTCCTTGTTCTCATCAGAGAAGGATCAGCACTTCCACCAGCACGTCTCAGCAAGTGCAAAAGCAGAGTGTAGACCAAAACATGTTCTACTGGCCTAAACCTCCCCACTGAGGCAGCCAAGGGGCTCTCTACTGCAGGACCAGCTGGGTGTATCTCAAAGTTATCAACAGTAGCAcagtaggggggtggggggctgggctaCCCAGGCAAAAGTAACCCACAGGCCTCTAAAAATAGCCAAAACCAATCCcatgtgtacattttaaatataccaCTGGCATATAAACTCAAGTGATTCTCGAGTTTCATCAACCAGCTGAAGGCTTACAAATTTCAGATACTTTACATAACAATCTAGTGAccaaaaaaagaatcacattatTAGTTTATCCTGAGGACTCTACTCACATCACTCTGTGGCCCTGAAAGGCTATTTTGGCTGAAAAGAAAATACGAAGGAGACCAGCAGATGCTAGATGCTTTCAAAAACAGGACCCTGCACATGTGCATTTGTGCTCAGAACTCTATAAAATTTGCAATAATGAGAACCCACAAAGGCAAAGTGAGGATATCTACATTTAGGTGGCacctaaaagaaaaaggatttcaAGAGAAGCAATAATATAAAATCACTCAATTGATCAAGCCCCACACGAAGTTCAGAGAGCAAAGCCTGGCTCAGCAAATGAAGGGCAGAGACAGCACTCATTCTTtaagaggggaggggcacaggagcAGCCTGTCTC
This window of the Prionailurus viverrinus isolate Anna chromosome B3, UM_Priviv_1.0, whole genome shotgun sequence genome carries:
- the TNFAIP8L3 gene encoding tumor necrosis factor alpha-induced protein 8-like protein 3, with the protein product MDSDSGEQSEGEPVTAAGPDVFSAKSLALQAQKKILSKIASKTMANMLIDDTSSEIFDELYKVTKEHTHSKKEAHKIMKDLIKVAIKIGILYRHNQFSQEEVVIVEKLRKKLNQTAMTIVSFYEVEYTFDRNVLSKLLHECKDLVHELVQRHLTPRTHGRINHVFNHFADVEFLSTLYSLDGDCRPNLKRICEGINKLLDEKVL